A section of the Rhipicephalus sanguineus isolate Rsan-2018 chromosome 11, BIME_Rsan_1.4, whole genome shotgun sequence genome encodes:
- the LOC119375154 gene encoding uncharacterized protein LOC119375154, whose protein sequence is MPRQIYYIHERLKNNSEDLKKINDVIEGHITDEAFELEYATRTTTTSTSGTWHPIHERGDDEEEDGYAKMAALESRLDRSVRAVRTRTLQSRVLCLQELCRLRLVSTRSLPQWKTLTQGFTERIQRRACLFSLVHFNGCGVNFCLQRYFSESDHLTYWISCTLDRKRYMAVRAPNYNADRLLEDDNLWHWASPRTPARPLSAGSGGERARRPGVPGHHGTRRRFRALYRHPHLSEISASTSSTCGSSCASSARLSSTSEIRA, encoded by the exons ATGCCGCGACAGATCTATTATATTCACGAGAGGCTCAAGAACAATAGCGAGGACCTGAAGAAGATTAACGATGTGATCGAGGGCCACATTACTGACGAGGCATTCGAGCTGGAGTACGCTACC aggacaacaacaacatcTACATCTGGAACGTGGCACCCGATCCACGAGCGaggagacgacgaagaagaagacggTTACGCCAAGATGGCCGCACTCGAGTCTCGGCTGGACCGTTCCGTTCGCGCCGTTCGAACGCGAACCCTGCAATCTCGTGTGTTGTGCCTGCAGGAACTGTGCCGGCTCAGGCTGGTCTCGACGCGTTCGCTGCCCCAGTGGAAAACCCTGACGCAGGGCTTCACCGAGCGCATCCAGCGCCGTGCCTGCCTCTTCTCGCTCGTCCACTTCAACGGCTGCGGGGTCAACTTCTGTCTGCAGCGATACTTCTCCGAGTCGGACCACCTGACCTACTGGATCAGCTGCACGCTGGACAGAAAGCGGTACATGGCGGTCAG GGCGCCGAACTACAACGCGGACCGGCTGCTGGAGGACGACAACTTGTGGCACTGGGCCTCGCCTCGAACACCCGCACGTCCTCTCAGTGCTGGCAGTGGCGGTGAACGCGCCAGGCGTCCAGGTGTACCTGGTCACCATGGCACCCGACGACGGTTTAGAGCACTTTACCGGCATCCTCACCTGTCAGAGATCTCTGCGTCCACGAGCTCCACCTGTGGAAGTTCCTGCGCCAGCTCTGCTCGGCTCTCATCTACCTCCGAG ATCAGGGCTTGA